In Zingiber officinale cultivar Zhangliang chromosome 3A, Zo_v1.1, whole genome shotgun sequence, the DNA window TGGTACTTGACGTGGAGCAGATGAAACGAACGAGAGCAGAACAAAAAAACATGTTCACGAAAGTTACTGCAGTTTGCTTAGgtgattgttattatttttttttagttgacaactgtatatatatataattttatatatatatatataattttatatttactaaAGGACACCGTAAAatatataaaactttccttctaTCCCTTCCACTAGCCTTCTCTTTTCCTATCTCAATTTTCAACACAGCCGAaccataattttatttaaaatttatttttatagttcagataccttcttctttctcttataaacacgAAACTATCATGAATCTCTTCCGATTACCAAATCTCTTCTTATAGTTTGACGAGATTATAAAAGAGTAATTAGAGTGAGATATTATCGTAAGGGTTTCAAGAGGTGACTTTAACGGACAACAGGATTCACGAACAATGTTGTTGAAGATCATCGTCGTTGAAGGACAAATTTCAAGCCAGAGTGAAATTGGTAGAATAAGACATAAAGATTTAGCGATGTACGTATCAATTTGCTACTATAAAATTGGTTTGTAgtgtaaaaaaaaatagtatataCTTTTATAACAAAAGGTAATTATAGAAATCATATTTATGGTGTCAATGGATGTCTAGGTAAGAATTATGGAAGAACATCTATAATATGGGTCCTCCATTACTTAATCAGTTTACGAGATGCTCCACTGTGATGTTAGATTTCAGTTAGATTTTGCTCATGCACGTTCAACTGATATAGTAGGAATCAACATGTTGAGTCTAATATGCAATCATATCAGGCCTACTTTGTTCCTTGATTAAAACTGTAGTTTAATATCATATCTAACTTCTCCTCACTCAACCCTTTGTAGTGATTGGGAGTTTACATAAATCTAATTATCTTAGGTCCATAaatggattttgatcaaaacaTACCGATGGGTCTAGACATATTTGATTACACTCATTTAAAATCTTGTAAGTTGGTGTTGCAAGGACTCAAATGGTTATATCCATTACTATTTAAAGCTCTCCAAAGGTACACCAACGTTATGATAAATTTCACCCATTACATATCCGTCGCCAACAGCGATGGATTTTTTGAAATATCTGTCGCCAGTAGCGAcgaaaatataatttttcttcACAATTAGCGACAAATATATTGGTATCCGTCGCTATGGCTAAACGTTGATACTCTCTTTCGATATTATAGGAATTAGGACTTAGCCACGGATATATTGGTCTCACCCTCTCTCTATCcataccttcttccttcttttatAAACACAAAACCATCATGAACTTCCTCCGGTTACCAAACATCCTCCTACAGTTTGGTGGAATTACAAAAGAGTAATTAGAGTGGGATATTATCATAAGGATTTCAAGAGATGACTTTAAAGGACAACAACGTTCAAGAACAACGTTGTTGAAGAACATCGCCGTTGAAGGATAAATTTCAAGCAAGAGTGAAATTGGTAGAAGAAGACATAAAGATTTAGCGATATACGTATCAATTTGCTACTATAAAATTGGTTTGtagtgtaaaaaaaaataatatacacTTTTATAACAAAAGATGAttacataaatcatatttatagtgTCAATGGATGTCTGGGGAAGAATTATGGAACAGCACCTACAATATGGGCCCTCCATTACTTAATCAGTTTGCGATGTACTCCACTGTGATACTAAATTTCAGCTAGATCTTGCTCATGCACGTTCGGCTGATATAGTAGGTATCAACACGTTGGGTCTAATATGCAATCATATCACGCCCACTTTGTTCCTTAATCAAAACTTTGGTTTGATACCATATTTACTTTCTCCTCGCTCAACCCTTTGTAGTAATTGGGAGTTTACATAAATCTAATTATCTTAGGTCCATAAGTGAATTTTGATCAAAACACACTGATGAACCTAAACATGTTTGATTGCACTCATTTAAAGTCTTGTGAGTTTTTAGTGTTGCAAGGAGTCAAATGGTTATATCCATTATTATTTAAAGCTCTCCAGAGGTGTTCCAACGTTATGATAAATTTCACCCATTATTTATCCGTCGCCAACAACGATGAATTTTTTGAAACATTCGTCGCCATTAGCGACGGAAATATAATTTTCCTTCACAATTAGCGACGGATATATTGGTATATGTCGCTAATGGCTAAACGTCGATACTCTCTTTCGATATTataagaattagaattgcaacaaaaaattaTATTTCCGTCGCTAATACCTCAATAGGAATTTCGCCCCGTTCAGCTAGTGGCGacagatatttttatttccgttGCTAAAAGTAGCAACGGATATTAAATATCCATCGCTACAGTGTCAACGACTAATATCGCATTTCGTTGCTATTCCGTCGCAATATGTCTCTAGCAACGGAATAGCAACGGAATATGTCTATCACTATTTGGGGCATTATTTGTTGTGAGTGATCAACTATAACTTCTCGATTTACCTCCTCATAAATAGTCGTGAGGCTGACCGTATGGGGCTGCTGTGGTGGCGGATTCCACCTTATTCTATAAAGATATACACTGTAAGCAATCTCCCAAGGCAGAGTTGAGTTGGTTACTGTGGGGCAGAACTTGCTACAATGGGCAGGAGTTGATTCTCATCAAAAGCAGAATGAACAACTCTCCTCCGCAGTGGCCAACTACAGCTTCTTGATTTGCCTCCTCACAAATGGTTTTGGGGTCGATTATGTGGTGCCACTAGGGTGGTGGATTCCATCTTTTTGCTACAAAGATACACTGTAAGCGTTCTCATAGGGGTGGCGCATATCTTTAGGAAAAAAAATTCCTCCCACCCTCTAGTCACTTGACGGTCGGCTATAAGTTGATCCCGTAATTTACCTCTTTCACACAATCTAGAGACGAGCTGTAAGGAGCGTCTGAGATGAGCATAATCACTTTTTACTACAAGATATATGCTATGAGCCCTTGGGATAATGGTGCAATGATTAGACCCTTCAATGGATAACCAAAATATTTAAGATTTGAGTATGCGCACTGCAAGTAATTTTTTCTCTAGTGAGAAGTGAACATAAGAATGTTGACCATTTAGATGGACTTTCGtgagtttttcttgatttatatatTTTGGTGACTAATGATAAATTTTTATAGAGTCGGACGGGTTATCTCCAAAATTAATTGGTTCGAAGAAGTACCAAATTCTTATAGGCATTGTAAGGAGCTATAGAAATTCTACAATAGAGATGGTGCAAGATATACATGGTGCAAGATATGCACTACCAAAGCATAGATTATACCATGCTATTTGAAAGTACTTTGTGCCGGTGTGGAATCTATCGACGACGACGATCTTGACCTTGATCTAATTACTAGCGTGTTTTGTGGATTCTCAGGCGGATCGCCGGTGGCTAGGAGCTGATCGAGGGCGGagaccatggccgaaacatcgtGCTTGGCAAGGCTAGGGACGCAATTGTGGTGATCCCATTCAGCTGCTGCTTCCTTCTCCTAATCCTCCGGTGCCCCATGTTTGGGAGGAAGGGAAGTACTCTTCCTGTACCTTCGATCCACCTTATAATAATTCCTCGTTCATCTCCTCTTCTGTATAGTGGATGCTTTCAACCGGCTTCATTTGAGGAAGAGTAAGAGATATGGTGTTGGGTGGGATGCCTTTATTGGCTTGCCCTTTACTTTTTGTTCAACACAAGATTCTTTTGGCAAAGTAATAAGAGGTGTGTGTTTTTTTTCAAGTTTTGTATGCATGCTCCTATTTAATTTGTTTATAAGGAAGCTTATATATAATTAGTTAGTGTATTAGAAGATTAAATAAGAACAATATCTATTCACTCAGTTGGTTAATATATAGCAGTTTAATCAAAAGATACAATTTGAAAGGATTGTTTTAAGATTAGAGTTGTAGACCTGCTAATCCGATTCAAGCTCCATAGTGTTTAAGTTTTATTGATAAAATAATCGGGTTAAGTTACGTCGAATATAAAATAAATTCACTTTCTCTTTTCTATGTGAGTATTGAAAATATCCCTATTCATAAGTCCGAAGTCCGAGATCCACATCTATAAATTAAAAGATTCGAATGATGAACCCTACAATCATTTGCTAGAATCGATAGATGTTTAAATCGTatcattttacttttaaaaaatatcaaatggATGATTGTCTCATTCCATCAGCTCCAGGTTACCCATTATCAATGCGAGGGAGATCGagtaggaaagtccaagtgttaAATGCATGGACAAATTCTACGACAATCACCTCACTCTCTCTCTTCACTCTTTAATTAAAACATCAATAAATGACACCAGTAAGTAGGTTCGTAAACCTAGTTGACTAGTGACTACGCCGGCTCCGTTAATATTATTAATACACTTTCATTTCtttttaagaaaaaggaaaataatgtGTACTTGTTCATGGAACCGACCCAAACCACATGGAATTTCTTTATCCATATCTgaattatataaaatattatatcaCCGTTTCATTGAGAGTCTACTATGCCTCTCGATTTACCTATGGTTGGAAGGAACTTCCGTAAGATCAGGCGGTCACTCCTAGCATTCATCATCGTAAATTAAATATCTAAcgctaacttaaaaaaataatcgACCACACTTGCTTGATCAGCAGCTGACGTGGCTAAGGGAAACGATCAACGATAAGATCCGGCCAtaaaagtaatccaaattatTTAACCGGTCAATCAATATGCAACAAGATAAAGTCCTCAAACACATACCTTATTTGAATTTGTCAAATAAAATGACAAAGTTAGCCGACCAGAGTTAGATAACTATCGCAGCGGATATCGACTGAATCTCTCGGTCAGGTTGGTCGACTGGAATATACAGAGTTCAAGAGACTAAAGTACTAAAGAAACAACTAATTAGACTCGTACTAAAGAAGACATAAGTAGAGACTCAAGTACTTTCATCAATGCCATCAATTTACATTAGAAAAGGCATGCAGAATTGCATACTAGAAACAGTTCAACATGCTTCAAATCCAAATCCAACAGAGTTTTTCGCTTTCTCAATATTGAATGCTCAGTTTGATGGTTATAAGAATAAAGTTATGGTGATACAAAACTAAGATTCCAGTTCTCATATGTCATCTGATTCACAATACAAGTCCATCGATGACTTGGAAAGGTATTGCAAGAAATGCATTATGCATATCCAACACAATATCGGGTGTTTGTCCAAAGATAAACATCAAGGCCACTTTACaacaaaattcatggtattaGAATATAGATCTGTATCAAGAAAGAACACAGGGAGGAACTAGCCCCAACTCCAACAATAAATATAACTCTTCTCATGAATGGACCCTAGGCTGACCATggaaaagatgaaaaaaaaatatggagAAGCAAATGTGGAAAAAACCTTCTGCAGCCGCAATGGTAGTCATTTCTCTTAAAATTTCTGTACATTGTTTTTCCTCTTACAGAAAATTCAAAATCTTAAGGCCTCACACATCCTTTGACAGGTTACTATCACTGGCTCATTAAATACTCCAAGAAAATTGAAAGCTTCTTGACGCGGTTATGACAGGTGTAAAGGCTCCCAAAGGCAACCACAACCGACAAATTTGCAAAAGAAACTCTGAATCTTATAAAAACAATAGAGAGAAGGAAACAGCATTATGGTTCAACTTTGCCTCAAAGTTAGTGCCTCCTTATGCCAGGGGCTTATGTCACAGTGAATCCTTCTAGGAACCTGGAAGGAAAGCCATGGCATCACAGGAATCTTCGCCACTTGCTAGGCTAGAGGATTCCTTGAGATGGTGGTCTTCGAAACAAGCTGTTCTAGATCTGCCAGACCTTGACTTGATATTATTGCCCACGGGAAAAGGCTCCTAcagtgcaaaaataaaaataaaaaagaattggtCAAGAATATGGAATAAACCCTCAATCCATGAGGTAACTCCTGAAACACGCACACTCATGACGCAACATGACCAGAATATGGAATTAGAGGAAGTTAAGTTCTATATGTAACTATTTCAGATTGGTTACACTTACATGTATTCCTTGATTGAACTTTTTCACAGGTAGTGAGATATGagtacaataataaaaaaaaatttcgttAGACATTTCCTTCAGCTCTACGCAAGGCTAGACAAGTCCCATCTTTATAAGGCAAGTTGGATGTGTATGATAAGTAAAAAAAACTGAACGTAGGCCTATTGGGTGTAATAGTGCTAGCCACATCCAAAAAATTAGACATCATCAGAAAGGCTACTCCATATAATGCTTGCAAAGCATGCCACAATAGTACAATTGTTAAAATATAGTTTCTttgtcttaaaaaaaaaatcaaaggccAATGGAGTTCAAGTTTTATGAGATCCCTTTCTACCTTTGTGCACTCCTGATGTTTTAGTTTCACAAGAAGGAACGGGCATGCATACATCTGATGTTTCATtctctcaatttctaattttcaaCTCTTGGCCAAGCTCAAGGTAGTTAAACATCACTTGTAGAATGGGTCATGTAAGTTCTCAAGAGCCATCTGCCAAATAAAATACATAGCACACTTTTCTAGTGAACTCAGTTTTTCAGTTCAACTATGATTAAAAAGGTGAACGTGGTACTCTAATATAGACTATAATCCATATTGtcactaagaaattaattaatataagCAACCCTTAATACCATAGTTTCCATCTTCCACCTAACAAGCAACAAATACAAATAAGGTCCAAGTTTCTGTGTTTTGTTCATTATGATATTTCAGTCCTAGTTAGATAacaatgatatttattttatgttaATAATATCATAGCTTCAAAGATATAGGCAACTTCGTAGAGTTTCATCACATGGTTGCAAATCATTCATGTCAACTATCTTTCAGTGTTTCTTATTAATCTTTCAAGATTAGAAAATCAAGTTAATGAACTCATTTTCACTAGTCAATGATAAACTTTTTGCCAAGCAGACAGtccaatagaaataaaaaaataaaccatcATTGACAGAAATAAAGTATGAAGATGATTCTGAGAGAACACAGCTGATATATCCAATCTGCTATAAATTTGCATCGTCTGCATCATCAAAAAACAAAAGTGCTAGCTATTTTGATTGGACAGGACCAAACTAGAGAAGTCATAATGGTTGAGATTAGAAAAGAAATCCTAATCCTTATGCTCTACTTTTAGCTATTTCAGTCGTGGCTTCAGATAACTTGTAATTGGGTTCATATTTTGGAACGTTATGTAAATAATAACTAATTCATGCTCTTTCAAAGTCTGTTTGATGGAAGCTGTAGTAAATGGCAATCATACCTGATCCCCAGCATTAGGACCGTCTGTGTGGAAGAGGATAGGACGACATCGTTTATCCTCATTCATCAGACTTGAGTTTTGAAAATGAGCAATAAGAGCAGCTTTTCCTTGGATTCTAGCATATGCAAGAGATGCCACTTTCTCGCTATTAAACTTTTCCcatttcttaccattaaatgactgcagattttttttcaaaaaaaaaagaaagaaaaggattaaACACCTATGCAGAAAAAGATTAGTTGTAATGCTTACCAATAAAGGAAATACAGATGCAATGAAGCCACAGATAGCAAAAGAACCCATATAAAGAATATCCTGAAAAAAACAATCTCAATGCCTGCTATCGAAATAACAGACTATAGTGAAGTGGATCTTTTGACATGTTAAAGATGTAAATAAAATACAAGTGCTCCAATATTGAGTAAATTGAACATATAAGAAAAACAAAACACCAAAAGAACTAACTATTCAGTATCCTGTGAGATTTATCAGACCTGATAGAACACAATGATATGTTGAGGGTTGGTCATGTTTATGAACGCATAACCAACATTGCATTTGTTCTGAAAGAAGAAGATTTATTAAAACAATTAGTCAGTTTACAGAAAAGAAACTAATGCACACTAGTAGCTTACTCAGGATACTGGATTTACCTTGAAATCAATTGGCAAATAGATGAAATCATATGTTCCATGATGATTTTCATCAATTGCAGCCAAGAGCATCTTAGAAGTGTACCTAAGAAACCAGGAAAAGGATCTTAAGGAAAAGGACATCAAGCAAAATATCTGTGTTTCTTTacagaaaaaggaaattaaaaataaagcagTTACAAAAGAATTCAGCATACTTGTTGGGGATGTTTTTTATCATTAGTGTCGTGCGAGAATCTTCACCACGTATAATTCGCTCAATATCAAGTTCAAACTGCTTCTTACTATCGCTCTGATTTGAATTTGCATCATTTCTCCTGTTCCTAATTCGCTCAGCAGGGGCATCAAAAGAATTGGGCATAGGAAATATATGGTTCCTTCCATGATAAAATTGCCCCCTATTCTGAGATGAAGGAATTCCAATATGTGCAGCAGATATAGAAGGTTCAATACAATTTCCAGCAGCATGAGAAAATATGTTATGAGAAGCAAGCTCTAGCCAATGTAATTGAGAAATTGCAGAAAGTCCCATGCTACCAAGAGATCCAGGGTGAAAAGCATGGGGCTCCATGGAATCTCCAGAGTAGGCATATCTTCTATCCCAAAGTGATGGATTGAGAGCAGGTGCAGATCCAACATGATGATGCGTAGGAAGGACTGTGTTGAACATGTGAGATTGCCCACTAGGAGATCCATAGATCTGTGATTGATGATGGGTAGGAATGTTGTTTACCAAAGAAAGTGAGTTCTTCCAAAAGACTGGGTTAGGGGATTTGTCCTGGTGTGCATTTTCATTACTCCAAACATGCTGATTTCTAGAAAGAGAGCAGCTTCCATTTGTAGGAAGTCCAAAAgctgaaagggaaaaaaaatacacATTTGATAACTACCATGCAAACAATGTAACATTAGTATGAATCTCAAGGATAACTACAATTTCTAATGTGTCAAaactttaaaatcaatttctTCATGTAACTTGGAGATAAATGACAAGGTACTGGAAATATCATTACCTACAGAAGTCATTTAAAACTAAACAAATTATGCACAAATATTAGTGGCATCCAGTAGCTTGATGACAGATATTTCTCAGATTAGTACCTTGATTAGTATCAAAACAATCTCCAGTTAAGCTACCAGAGCATATTGTTTGTATATTCCTTTTATTAATACCTTCAGCAGGTCTAGAGATGACTCCAACACCCATGGCTCGAGTACTTGGGCTGTATGGGTTGCCATTTTTCATTCCATTGTCATAATTTGGAAGAGAGTGAGGATGGAGAGCAGGCATATCTTGAAATCCAAAACTCATCTGTCCCAGAGAAAAGTTCATGTCACCTTGAACTGGTTGATTGGTATGATTACAATTTGATGCAATTGATTTAGGGGAAGGAAGATTCGGTGGTATGCTAGGTAAACTTCCATTGAATTTAGCTTCCACAATAGCAATAGATGGGGCTTGTGCAGATTTAAAATCCTGGATAGTTCCATTTTCAAAACTGCTGCCAAACAAGGATGATCCTAGAAACATTGACATCGGATTTGCTATCAGTCGAAGAAATTCCAACTGAGGAGCAACAGAAAGCAAGTTTTGGAATCAAAAGCCTTTCAGAAAACTCACCAAAGCACCCAGGGCAGCCAGACAAAGATTCATTAGGGCTTCCGAAGCAGAATCCATTTAGTTCTTTCTGCCCCATCTCTTGGGGTATCTTGTTCATCAAACTGGCGGAGAAgcataaacaaaattttaaaaaacaaacaaactgaTCTTTGATTGCAAGAATAGCTGATGAAAGGTATCAGAGTTAACTTAAGATCATAAATAAGAACACAGAAGTACTTCAATTCTTCAACTTCTTTTTTTTAGTTCAATTCAGTACCATCATGAAATATTTGCAAGAAACAAATACCATAGCTTTAACTCAAATACCCAAATGTttagataaaaatatttttgatcacAGAATCAAACCAATGAACTCAGTCTTCAAATGTACCCCCATAAAAGCAGCAGATCAACTATCAAAAACATAGTTGCATGGATTAGAGGCATAATCAACTACAATCAGTGCCCTTCAATTTATTAACGATATCCTTTTGTAAACATATGCTAGGGAGTAAAGCATATAATCAGACAATTCCTTTAGAGCATCCTTTTCTTATACAACTTAAGAAACACACTACTACCAACTTGAATCACAAGGATCACATTTTAGTTTCCATCCAAAGAACAGATACTCGAACAAAAGAAAGAATTCACATTTTACAACTAAGGAGGCAATAAGTTATCATGAAAACTAGTAAAAGTTTCattaataaaatcttaattcgaaattaaaattgcTATAAAAAATTGTCTAAATAGAAACTAACATTTAGAATGTCAAAAATATTGAACTGATAATCTAGGTTGCTCAAGAATAACTAGATAATATgtgaatttagatttaattggtATCCCaatgaagaaataaaattaaagttaTGCTTATTTCAGTGTAACACAGAAAAACTATAACTCTTAGCTATTGAGAGAAAATATGCCGACTTAAACTTGCATAAAACTTCTCAAATAACTACCAAAAACAAActgttttcttttcatttcaaaaGAACAGAAGAACCCAATGCACAAACCAAGACCAAGTCCAAAGTTCAACAATGAAAATGATTTCATGAACCTTGCCATACAAAATGATTATCAAATTGTACTAGAACTGAACCAGGGAAGTAAAAGGATACTATTAGCTGAGTCTAAAGTGACAACATAGTCAAGGTTTGGAAAGGCAATTCAGCTGATAGGCAATCAACCCACTCTATAATGCATATGTAGTATGCAAGAGATATATGCAATATCTaccaaaataattaaaaatattatttgatatttttaattattttggtaaagttgttgctttgtgaccaaaaggtcccgggttcgaatcctggtttccagcctcttgcaaaaagcagaataaggctgcgtacaatgaatcctttcccgggaccccgtatagcgggagcttcgtgcaccgggctgctctttttatttgaaaaaaaatgaagaagaagtCATTCAACATAGAATAAAAATCAATCCATTCAATTTAtaattacaaaaagaaaaatatgTGTCAATCATACAATATAAAactcattaatttattaatagcatgcatataattaattataaaaatgtTTATCATTTGGAAACAAATGTTTGAGCTAACATTTCCTAGATATGTGCTACCACATCAAAAGTTTTGTTCAGTTTTTCACAATCACAAAGATAAGTCATTTTTAGTGGAGGAAAATCATC includes these proteins:
- the LOC122052318 gene encoding protein MEI2-like 4 isoform X1, whose product is MSGSKSVSSSLDALYNTPSSPPELSELSKSWIPNDLKTKLNIGYGLMEPQKFTSISTTPRVTSHAAVPQADLLSLPSSICCEGNTRDISGSHYENGLFSCSFSKIFDKKARLSSNISSLVQSIDSINLNYGEDEPFESMKEIEAQTIGNLLPDDDDLLSGVIDDVGNSELNGRNDIDDDIFYCGGGMELENDDNLNVNKPSDFAGRRASNGQQGGLVGPFSGKHPFGEHPSRTLFVRNINSNAEDSELRTLFEQYGDIRTLYTTCKHRGFVMISYYDLRAAQNAMQELQNKPLRGRKLDIHFSIPKDNPSEQDINQGTIIVSNLDSSVINDELHQIFGVYGEIKEILDTPYQHNHKFIEFYDIRAAEAALHALNWSDIGGQKIKFGLSCTGDGRQCLMNKIPQEMGQKELNGFCFGSPNESLSGCPGCFGSSLFGSSFENGTIQDFKSAQAPSIAIVEAKFNGSLPSIPPNLPSPKSIASNCNHTNQPVQGDMNFSLGQMSFGFQDMPALHPHSLPNYDNGMKNGNPYSPSTRAMGVGVISRPAEGINKRNIQTICSGSLTGDCFDTNQAFGLPTNGSCSLSRNQHVWSNENAHQDKSPNPVFWKNSLSLVNNIPTHHQSQIYGSPSGQSHMFNTVLPTHHHVGSAPALNPSLWDRRYAYSGDSMEPHAFHPGSLGSMGLSAISQLHWLELASHNIFSHAAGNCIEPSISAAHIGIPSSQNRGQFYHGRNHIFPMPNSFDAPAERIRNRRNDANSNQSDSKKQFELDIERIIRGEDSRTTLMIKNIPNKYTSKMLLAAIDENHHGTYDFIYLPIDFKNKCNVGYAFINMTNPQHIIVFYQSFNGKKWEKFNSEKVASLAYARIQGKAALIAHFQNSSLMNEDKRCRPILFHTDGPNAGDQEPFPVGNNIKSRSGRSRTACFEDHHLKESSSLASGEDSCDAMAFLPGS
- the LOC122052318 gene encoding protein MEI2-like 4 isoform X2, with the translated sequence MSGSKSVSSSLDALYNTPSSPPELSELSKSWIPNDLKTKLNIGYGLMEPQKFTSISTTPRVTSHAAVPQADLLSLPSSICCEGNTRDISGSHYENGLFSCSFSKIFDKKARLSSNISSLVQSIDSINLNYGEDEPFESMKEIEAQTIGNLLPDDDDLLSGVIDDVGNSELNGRNDIDDDIFYCGGGMELENDDNLNVNKPSDFAGRRASNGQQGGLVGPFSGKHPFGEHPSRTLFVRNINSNAEDSELRTLFEQYGDIRTLYTTCKHRGFVMISYYDLRAAQNAMQELQNKPLRGRKLDIHFSIPKDNPSEQDINQGTIIVSNLDSSVINDELHQIFGVYGEIKEILDTPYQHNHKFIEFYDIRAAEAALHALNWSDIGGQKIKFGLSCTGDGRQCLMNKIPQEMGQKELNGFCFGSPNESLSGCPGCFGSSLFGSSFENGTIQDFKSAQAPSIAIVEAKFNGSLPSIPPNLPSPKSIASNCNHTNQPVQGDMNFSLGQMSFGFQDMPALHPHSLPNYDNGMKNGNPYSPSTRAMGVGVISRPAEAFGLPTNGSCSLSRNQHVWSNENAHQDKSPNPVFWKNSLSLVNNIPTHHQSQIYGSPSGQSHMFNTVLPTHHHVGSAPALNPSLWDRRYAYSGDSMEPHAFHPGSLGSMGLSAISQLHWLELASHNIFSHAAGNCIEPSISAAHIGIPSSQNRGQFYHGRNHIFPMPNSFDAPAERIRNRRNDANSNQSDSKKQFELDIERIIRGEDSRTTLMIKNIPNKYTSKMLLAAIDENHHGTYDFIYLPIDFKNKCNVGYAFINMTNPQHIIVFYQSFNGKKWEKFNSEKVASLAYARIQGKAALIAHFQNSSLMNEDKRCRPILFHTDGPNAGDQEPFPVGNNIKSRSGRSRTACFEDHHLKESSSLASGEDSCDAMAFLPGS
- the LOC122052318 gene encoding protein MEI2-like 4 isoform X3 — encoded protein: MLLFHRLICCLFLLQYVVKETQGISVAHTMRMDFSPAPFRRYLTKKARLSSNISSLVQSIDSINLNYGEDEPFESMKEIEAQTIGNLLPDDDDLLSGVIDDVGNSELNGRNDIDDDIFYCGGGMELENDDNLNVNKPSDFAGRRASNGQQGGLVGPFSGKHPFGEHPSRTLFVRNINSNAEDSELRTLFEQYGDIRTLYTTCKHRGFVMISYYDLRAAQNAMQELQNKPLRGRKLDIHFSIPKDNPSEQDINQGTIIVSNLDSSVINDELHQIFGVYGEIKEILDTPYQHNHKFIEFYDIRAAEAALHALNWSDIGGQKIKFGLSCTGDGRQCLMNKIPQEMGQKELNGFCFGSPNESLSGCPGCFGSSLFGSSFENGTIQDFKSAQAPSIAIVEAKFNGSLPSIPPNLPSPKSIASNCNHTNQPVQGDMNFSLGQMSFGFQDMPALHPHSLPNYDNGMKNGNPYSPSTRAMGVGVISRPAEGINKRNIQTICSGSLTGDCFDTNQAFGLPTNGSCSLSRNQHVWSNENAHQDKSPNPVFWKNSLSLVNNIPTHHQSQIYGSPSGQSHMFNTVLPTHHHVGSAPALNPSLWDRRYAYSGDSMEPHAFHPGSLGSMGLSAISQLHWLELASHNIFSHAAGNCIEPSISAAHIGIPSSQNRGQFYHGRNHIFPMPNSFDAPAERIRNRRNDANSNQSDSKKQFELDIERIIRGEDSRTTLMIKNIPNKYTSKMLLAAIDENHHGTYDFIYLPIDFKNKCNVGYAFINMTNPQHIIVFYQSFNGKKWEKFNSEKVASLAYARIQGKAALIAHFQNSSLMNEDKRCRPILFHTDGPNAGDQEPFPVGNNIKSRSGRSRTACFEDHHLKESSSLASGEDSCDAMAFLPGS